One Ardenticatenales bacterium DNA segment encodes these proteins:
- a CDS encoding CHAD domain-containing protein has translation MSEMRLTDPIAEAARGLLAAQLRIIHAHFEDVARRADVTSVHEMRKAIRRSLTAVTLFAPYFEPETMPAFHPPLRKIMKRLGRARDLAILGQNLDAYLQAQPTNREAHDHLTRLREHIQTRQTAAETQFQTYLQREKWRTFWQDYASFLQTPGAGVLPPPLYAPTQVRHLLPVLIYQRLANVLAFGDHLEQATLAEMHQLRLQAKELRYALEFFAPLLGPTFTVIHATVKRMLEHMGEQNDAHVGERWLAQELEVVDSPELRRAIQFYQGVLRQRLHQLLAEFPQVWAEFDHPAWRINLALALPP, from the coding sequence ATGTCTGAAATGCGTCTGACTGACCCGATTGCGGAAGCGGCGCGCGGCCTGTTGGCAGCGCAACTGCGAATCATCCACGCTCATTTCGAGGATGTGGCGCGGCGTGCCGACGTAACGAGCGTCCACGAGATGCGCAAGGCGATTCGCCGCTCGTTGACGGCGGTTACGCTGTTTGCGCCTTATTTTGAGCCGGAGACGATGCCGGCATTTCATCCCCCCCTGCGCAAAATCATGAAACGACTGGGGCGCGCCCGCGACCTGGCCATCTTGGGACAAAACCTGGACGCCTATTTGCAGGCGCAGCCCACCAACCGGGAAGCCCACGACCACCTGACCCGCTTACGTGAGCACATCCAGACGCGCCAGACCGCCGCCGAAACCCAGTTCCAAACGTATTTGCAGCGAGAAAAATGGCGAACCTTTTGGCAGGATTACGCATCCTTCCTGCAAACGCCCGGCGCAGGCGTCTTGCCGCCGCCGCTGTACGCCCCCACACAGGTGCGCCACCTGCTGCCGGTGCTGATTTACCAGCGGCTGGCGAATGTGCTGGCCTTCGGCGACCATCTGGAACAGGCCACCCTGGCCGAAATGCACCAACTGCGGCTGCAGGCAAAGGAACTGCGCTATGCGCTGGAGTTTTTCGCGCCGCTGTTGGGGCCGACGTTTACCGTGATTCACGCCACGGTGAAGCGAATGTTGGAGCACATGGGGGAGCAAAATGACGCCCACGTGGGCGAGCGCTGGTTGGCTCAGGAATTGGAAGTCGTGGACAGCCCCGAACTGCGCCGCGCCATTCAGTTCTATCAGGGAGTACTGCGCCAACGATTGCACCAACTGCTGGCGGAATTCCCCCAAGTATGGGCGGAATTCGACCATCCCGCCTGGCGGATCAATCTGGCCCTCGCCCTTCCCCCCTAG
- a CDS encoding GlsB/YeaQ/YmgE family stress response membrane protein, with protein MGFLSWIIFGGLAGWLASIVAGNNQRQGCLMNIVVGIVGAFIGGLIVNFVTGAGFSMGFNLSSLIVAILGAVLLLVITGAARRR; from the coding sequence ATGGGATTTTTGAGTTGGATTATCTTTGGCGGATTGGCGGGGTGGTTGGCGAGCATTGTTGCCGGCAATAACCAGCGTCAAGGTTGTCTTATGAACATCGTCGTCGGCATTGTCGGCGCATTCATTGGCGGCCTGATTGTCAATTTCGTCACCGGCGCGGGTTTTAGCATGGGCTTTAATCTGTCCAGTTTGATCGTTGCCATTCTCGGAGCCGTTCTCTTACTTGTTATCACCGGCGCGGCGCGCCGGCGCTAA
- a CDS encoding PadR family transcriptional regulator has product MSLDYAILGFLSYHPSSGYDLKRIFDTSVRHFWPADQSQIYRTLSRLMKLGWVEMEKIEQEDRPDRKVYDITPAGRQELLRWLAGPPPLSGPRSAPLIQVFFSGQLSDAEVLAKFEAYAASIRAFLAQYAEIPDQLHPFAEEISSPREHFFWLLTLENGISNMRANLAWAESVIERIRNGQVPPK; this is encoded by the coding sequence ATGTCACTTGATTATGCCATTCTCGGTTTTCTCAGCTATCACCCGTCAAGCGGTTACGACTTGAAGCGGATATTCGACACCTCTGTTCGCCACTTTTGGCCTGCCGATCAAAGCCAGATATACCGCACGCTGTCCCGATTGATGAAGCTCGGCTGGGTGGAAATGGAGAAAATCGAACAGGAAGATCGCCCAGATCGCAAGGTGTACGACATTACCCCGGCAGGGCGGCAAGAACTCCTGCGTTGGCTTGCCGGCCCGCCCCCCTTGAGTGGGCCGCGCAGCGCGCCCCTCATCCAGGTCTTCTTCAGTGGTCAATTATCCGACGCGGAAGTTCTGGCAAAATTCGAAGCCTACGCAGCAAGCATACGCGCCTTTCTGGCGCAATATGCGGAGATTCCCGACCAGCTTCACCCTTTTGCCGAAGAAATCTCCTCGCCTCGTGAGCACTTTTTCTGGCTGCTCACGCTTGAAAATGGGATCAGCAATATGCGCGCAAACCTGGCCTGGGCGGAAAGCGTTATCGAACGTATCAGGAACGGCCAGGTGCCGCCAAAATGA
- the mgtE gene encoding magnesium transporter: MIPLNLEDVLERLQIALDNNNLVEARDILQTLRPPDQAELLAELEDEEQAAILPQLQPAESAAILEEMDNTAATELLSALPPATAARIINEMEPDDAADVLGGMEPAQVSAFLDVLEDPEEIRPLLLHPDDSAGGLMTSSFLALRRRMMAAEAIEAIRAWKLDEETIFHLFVVDAHGKLVGVVSLPRLIMVDPREVVGQIMDPEVISVPVGTDQEACAQLMARYDLLTLPVVDNAGILLGVITIDDVVDVLEEEATEDIQRLGATEPLDRPYLDTSVLTITRKRIGWLLLLFLTETLTGSVLRFFSGELEAVVALAFFVPLLIGTGGNAGSQTTSTIIRALAVGDIDTRDVLYAFWHELRTGLLLGLGMGVIAFGRALLWGTGDQIALAVSVSIFFIVVWANGLGSLLPLLAARLRIDPTVISGPAMSTLVDATGLFIYFTVARLILKL; encoded by the coding sequence ATGATTCCCTTAAACCTGGAAGACGTTCTGGAGCGGCTGCAAATAGCCCTGGATAACAACAATCTGGTGGAAGCGAGAGACATTCTGCAGACGCTGCGCCCGCCGGACCAGGCGGAGCTGCTGGCGGAACTGGAGGATGAAGAACAGGCAGCCATTCTGCCCCAATTGCAGCCCGCGGAATCGGCGGCCATTCTGGAGGAAATGGACAATACGGCGGCCACCGAACTCCTCTCCGCCCTGCCGCCGGCGACGGCGGCGCGCATCATCAACGAAATGGAGCCGGATGACGCGGCGGACGTGCTGGGGGGGATGGAGCCGGCGCAGGTGAGCGCCTTCCTCGACGTGCTGGAGGACCCGGAGGAGATTCGCCCGCTGCTGCTGCATCCCGACGACAGCGCCGGTGGCTTGATGACATCCTCGTTCCTGGCGCTGCGGCGGCGGATGATGGCGGCGGAGGCGATTGAGGCGATTCGCGCCTGGAAGTTGGACGAAGAGACGATCTTCCACTTGTTTGTGGTGGATGCGCATGGCAAGTTGGTGGGCGTGGTTAGCCTGCCGCGCCTGATCATGGTGGATCCGCGGGAGGTGGTGGGGCAGATCATGGACCCGGAGGTGATTTCGGTGCCTGTGGGGACGGACCAGGAGGCGTGCGCGCAGTTGATGGCCAGGTATGATTTGCTGACGCTGCCGGTGGTGGATAATGCCGGCATCCTTCTGGGCGTGATCACCATTGACGACGTCGTTGACGTACTCGAAGAAGAAGCCACCGAAGACATCCAACGCCTCGGCGCCACCGAACCCCTTGACCGCCCCTACCTGGACACCAGCGTCCTCACCATCACGCGCAAGCGCATTGGCTGGCTCCTCCTCCTCTTCCTCACCGAAACCCTCACCGGCAGCGTCCTGCGCTTCTTCTCCGGCGAACTGGAAGCCGTCGTGGCTCTGGCCTTCTTCGTCCCCCTCCTCATCGGCACGGGCGGCAATGCCGGCTCCCAAACCACCAGCACCATCATTCGCGCCCTGGCCGTGGGCGACATCGACACCCGCGACGTGCTGTACGCCTTCTGGCACGAACTGCGCACCGGGTTGCTATTGGGGCTGGGCATGGGCGTGATCGCTTTTGGCCGCGCCCTGCTCTGGGGCACGGGCGACCAGATCGCCCTGGCCGTTTCCGTCTCCATCTTCTTCATCGTCGTCTGGGCCAATGGGTTAGGCTCCTTGCTGCCCCTGCTCGCCGCCCGCCTGCGCATCGACCCCACCGTCATCTCCGGCCCGGCCATGAGTACACTCGTAGACGCCACCGGCCTGTTCATCTACTTCACCGTCGCCCGCCTCATCTTGAAGCTATGA
- a CDS encoding ABC transporter ATP-binding protein, which produces MPDTLGDNLKDAIALLNQPEKLPPLKKSELKWVWAYIKPHWKQALWAIFLMTVVALLFAPIPYMTMVIMDSVLPQKDSNLLVRIVIVLVILQLIRPIISFIANYNFTILGQSIQISLREDIFRHLLRLPLTFFERNQSGYLVARISEVSSLSIFFSNAMLVPLLGLFEFCIGLVMMLMIDWRLTIVVIAVLPALLGAAKYQGRGIQSATKSLLEQNAVVSQHIQESLSGVKTIKEFATEERESQKIVVNLQRLFRSSILRSLASAIADESLTTIIELMGLVILGLSGFAILNSTFTVGEYIAFSAYMLKFFGPTKMLATLGLSVRPAMAGMRRVNELLAEVIEEADPRRTIRISALAGAIELRKVSFSYGEDDVLQEVTLAIKPGECTALVGPSGGGKTTLIRLLLGLYPVKSGQILIDGQDLSQIILSGLRDRIGIVSQNVFLFNSSLRDNILYGLPDASEVDLLAAAKAADAHDFIMAMPQGYDTVVGEQGVRLSGGQKQRISIARTLLKNPDVVIFDEATSQLDGESESRIWRAAEKLFANKTRIIISHRIASVTSADQIALLENGRIVAAGKHNALLLSCDRYRELLTVNATVQSSAGNGQEARFGNAGIPATLMSSDVFNRAYAQACKMLGIDAESHPPGEKKDLYHEAFK; this is translated from the coding sequence ATGCCTGACACACTTGGTGACAATCTCAAGGACGCCATCGCCCTGTTAAACCAGCCGGAGAAATTACCGCCGCTAAAGAAGTCTGAGCTTAAATGGGTATGGGCTTATATAAAACCCCATTGGAAACAAGCTTTATGGGCTATCTTTTTAATGACTGTGGTGGCGCTCCTGTTTGCACCGATACCTTATATGACTATGGTGATCATGGATTCCGTCTTGCCACAGAAAGATAGCAACTTATTGGTCAGGATCGTCATTGTTCTGGTTATTTTGCAGCTTATTCGCCCCATTATTTCATTTATTGCCAATTACAACTTCACTATTCTGGGCCAGTCCATACAAATCAGCTTACGTGAAGACATATTCCGCCATCTTCTCAGGCTCCCCCTGACCTTCTTTGAAAGGAACCAGAGCGGATACCTGGTGGCCAGGATCAGCGAAGTCAGCTCCCTAAGCATTTTTTTCTCGAATGCCATGCTGGTACCGCTGCTGGGCTTGTTTGAGTTTTGCATCGGTCTCGTAATGATGCTCATGATTGACTGGCGTCTGACCATTGTCGTTATCGCTGTTTTGCCAGCACTTTTGGGGGCTGCCAAGTATCAGGGTCGGGGTATTCAATCTGCCACAAAATCACTGCTTGAGCAAAATGCCGTGGTTTCCCAACATATCCAGGAATCTCTGTCTGGCGTGAAAACGATTAAAGAGTTTGCAACCGAGGAGCGAGAATCTCAGAAGATCGTCGTTAATCTGCAAAGGCTTTTCCGGAGCAGCATTCTACGCAGTCTGGCAAGTGCTATCGCGGATGAATCTCTGACGACGATTATTGAGTTAATGGGGTTGGTTATCCTCGGATTAAGCGGGTTCGCCATCTTGAACAGTACCTTTACCGTAGGAGAATACATTGCGTTTTCAGCCTATATGTTGAAGTTCTTCGGTCCCACCAAAATGCTGGCGACATTAGGTCTGAGTGTACGACCAGCCATGGCGGGAATGCGGCGTGTTAATGAACTTCTGGCAGAAGTAATCGAAGAGGCAGACCCGCGACGGACAATCAGGATTTCAGCATTGGCCGGGGCAATCGAGTTGAGAAAGGTAAGTTTTTCGTACGGCGAAGATGATGTGCTACAAGAAGTCACTCTCGCCATCAAGCCCGGCGAATGTACGGCTCTGGTAGGGCCAAGTGGTGGGGGCAAAACAACCCTAATTCGTCTTCTGTTGGGACTGTATCCGGTGAAATCGGGGCAGATCCTGATCGATGGGCAGGACCTGAGCCAGATTATTTTGTCCGGATTGCGTGATCGAATCGGGATAGTCTCGCAAAACGTGTTCCTGTTTAACAGCTCTTTGCGCGACAATATTCTTTATGGTCTGCCGGATGCAAGTGAGGTTGATCTGTTGGCGGCGGCGAAAGCGGCTGATGCACATGATTTTATCATGGCAATGCCGCAAGGATACGATACGGTCGTTGGGGAACAGGGTGTACGACTGTCTGGAGGACAAAAACAGCGTATTTCCATCGCCCGGACGCTGCTGAAAAACCCTGATGTGGTTATCTTTGATGAGGCCACCTCCCAATTGGATGGTGAATCAGAAAGCCGTATCTGGCGGGCAGCTGAAAAGCTGTTTGCGAACAAGACCCGTATCATTATTTCCCACCGTATCGCTTCTGTGACATCGGCCGACCAAATCGCTCTACTTGAAAACGGACGAATTGTCGCGGCGGGAAAACATAATGCGTTGCTTCTGAGTTGCGACAGGTATCGCGAATTGCTCACGGTTAATGCGACTGTACAATCTAGTGCCGGTAATGGACAGGAGGCGCGCTTTGGGAATGCCGGCATTCCCGCCACACTTATGTCATCTGACGTATTCAACCGCGCCTATGCTCAGGCATGTAAAATGCTGGGCATTGATGCCGAGAGCCATCCCCCCGGTGAGAAGAAAGATCTGTACCATGAGGCATTCAAATAA
- a CDS encoding DUF1800 domain-containing protein has translation MTLSRRQFLKLGGISAGAATLTACGSIGRKLAENDLPESLQAPTPLPPGTPTADLPAFPVNPAMRLLNRAGYGPRPGDLDRVTQMGLEAYLAEQLQPDSIDDQATDLIVRGIDLYQREIGDLLNQEQADAAIALGESTFYRALTSRRQLYETMVEFWSDHFNIYLRKTQFMPFFKIVDDRDAIRPHALGAFPNILSASMHSAAMLVYLDNVQNRRQAPNENYARELMELHTLGVHGGYDQTDVQEVARALTGWTVHRRGRRQGEVFLNLPEHDPGAKMVLGNTLPAEQGEADIAQLAQILSGAEATATFIAGKLARRFVADDPSADLVRQAAEAFSAGGGDVRAALRVLFLSPEFAAAPPKLKRPYAYMVSAMRALHADVSDARALGRWLQMMGQPLFQWAAPNGYPDVSAAWAAALLPRWNFAVALLSDKMRGVRVGFEALLNAGNPSSTTAALDLFAGILFGHALDDEARTLFLDFIGSDRLADRETNIRLRESVALMLASPAFQWT, from the coding sequence ATGACGCTCTCCCGTCGCCAATTCCTCAAACTCGGAGGGATCAGCGCCGGCGCGGCCACCCTTACCGCCTGCGGCTCCATCGGGCGCAAACTGGCCGAAAACGACCTGCCCGAATCCCTGCAAGCGCCCACGCCGCTGCCACCCGGCACACCCACCGCCGACCTGCCCGCCTTTCCCGTCAACCCCGCCATGCGCCTGCTCAATCGCGCCGGCTATGGTCCTCGCCCCGGCGACCTGGACCGCGTCACCCAGATGGGATTGGAAGCCTATCTGGCGGAGCAATTGCAGCCGGACAGCATCGACGACCAGGCCACCGACCTGATTGTACGCGGCATTGACCTCTATCAGCGCGAGATTGGCGACCTGCTCAACCAGGAACAGGCGGATGCCGCCATCGCACTCGGCGAATCCACGTTCTACCGCGCCCTCACCTCGCGGCGGCAATTGTATGAAACAATGGTCGAGTTCTGGTCTGACCATTTCAACATCTACCTGCGCAAAACGCAGTTCATGCCTTTCTTCAAGATCGTTGACGACCGCGACGCCATCCGCCCGCACGCCCTGGGCGCGTTCCCCAACATCCTCTCCGCCTCCATGCACAGCGCGGCCATGCTCGTCTACCTGGACAACGTGCAAAATCGGCGCCAGGCCCCCAACGAAAACTACGCCCGCGAATTGATGGAGCTGCACACGTTGGGGGTGCATGGCGGCTACGACCAGACGGACGTGCAGGAAGTGGCCCGCGCCCTCACGGGGTGGACGGTACACCGGCGCGGGCGGCGGCAAGGGGAGGTGTTTCTCAACCTGCCGGAACACGATCCGGGCGCCAAAATGGTGTTGGGAAACACGCTGCCCGCCGAGCAAGGGGAAGCGGACATCGCGCAACTGGCGCAAATTCTCAGCGGCGCGGAGGCCACGGCCACGTTCATTGCCGGCAAACTGGCACGCCGTTTTGTGGCCGATGATCCGTCCGCGGACCTGGTGCGGCAGGCGGCGGAGGCTTTTAGCGCCGGCGGCGGGGATGTGCGGGCGGCGCTGCGTGTGCTGTTCCTCAGCCCGGAATTCGCCGCCGCGCCGCCAAAATTGAAGCGCCCTTATGCGTACATGGTGTCCGCTATGCGCGCGCTGCACGCCGATGTGAGCGATGCGCGCGCGTTGGGGCGGTGGCTGCAAATGATGGGACAGCCGTTGTTCCAATGGGCGGCTCCCAATGGCTACCCGGATGTGTCCGCGGCGTGGGCGGCGGCGCTGCTGCCGCGCTGGAATTTTGCGGTGGCGCTGCTGTCGGACAAGATGCGGGGGGTGCGGGTGGGGTTTGAGGCGTTGCTGAATGCCGGCAATCCCTCCTCCACCACCGCCGCGCTTGACCTTTTTGCCGGCATTCTCTTCGGCCACGCACTCGACGACGAAGCCCGCACCCTCTTCCTCGACTTCATCGGCAGCGACCGCCTCGCCGACCGCGAAACCAACATCCGCCTGCGCGAATCCGTTGCCCTCATGCTCGCCAGTCCGGCCTTCCAATGGACGTAG
- a CDS encoding DUF1501 domain-containing protein: MTSEARTHCSEYSMVNAMSRRDFLGSSLKSAAGLLFGHSIAALPAWMPRLTLADPHVGPRGDTLVCIFLRGGADGLNIVVPHGDDEYYRQRPTIGVPRPDDSRADARVVDLDGFFGLHPALTPLQAVYQAGDLALVHASGSPDESRSHFEAMDLMERGAVSGDYTGWLARHLASLDTGNRSALRAVSVGDMLPASLTGIQNATALQSIAEYHLLGRDDRIGEMHTLLQTLYSQNDDLLTAAANQTFAAIDVLGQLDGTGYQPRGRAYPPQEFGASLQVVAQLIRADVGVEVACVDYGGWDTHVAEGSTDGAIARQLETLGQGLAAFYEDLQDKMDSITVVVMSEFGRRVAENGGLGTDHGHGNMMMALGGGIGGGRVYARWPGLHPDQLVGPGDLDITTDYRDVLGEILRKRLNNPGVADVFPGYAVNEVGLAVPRA, from the coding sequence ATGACATCTGAAGCCCGCACGCACTGTTCTGAATACAGCATGGTAAACGCCATGAGCCGCCGCGATTTCCTCGGTAGCAGTCTGAAATCGGCGGCGGGGTTGCTGTTCGGCCATTCCATTGCCGCCCTGCCCGCCTGGATGCCCCGCCTCACCCTGGCGGACCCGCACGTGGGGCCGCGCGGCGACACACTGGTGTGCATCTTCTTGCGCGGCGGCGCGGATGGCCTGAACATCGTCGTGCCGCATGGGGATGACGAGTATTATCGCCAGCGCCCGACCATTGGCGTACCTCGCCCGGACGACAGCCGCGCCGACGCCCGCGTCGTGGACCTGGACGGCTTTTTTGGCCTCCATCCGGCGCTGACGCCGCTGCAAGCCGTGTACCAGGCGGGCGACCTGGCGCTGGTTCATGCCAGCGGCTCCCCCGACGAATCCCGCTCCCACTTCGAGGCGATGGATTTAATGGAGCGGGGAGCGGTGAGTGGCGATTACACCGGCTGGCTGGCGCGCCACCTGGCGTCGCTGGATACGGGTAATCGTTCGGCTTTGCGCGCGGTGAGTGTGGGAGATATGTTGCCGGCATCTCTCACCGGCATCCAAAACGCCACCGCCCTGCAATCCATCGCCGAATACCACCTGCTAGGGCGGGATGATCGCATCGGCGAGATGCACACCCTGCTGCAAACCCTCTACAGCCAGAACGACGACCTGCTCACCGCCGCCGCCAACCAGACATTCGCGGCCATTGACGTTCTCGGCCAGCTTGACGGGACCGGCTACCAACCACGCGGGCGCGCCTATCCGCCGCAAGAATTCGGCGCATCCCTGCAAGTCGTCGCCCAACTCATCCGCGCCGACGTGGGCGTGGAAGTGGCTTGCGTGGATTATGGCGGCTGGGATACGCACGTCGCCGAGGGCAGCACCGACGGCGCTATCGCCCGCCAGCTCGAAACGTTGGGGCAAGGATTAGCCGCGTTCTATGAGGATTTGCAGGACAAAATGGACAGCATCACCGTGGTTGTGATGTCTGAATTTGGCCGCCGCGTGGCGGAAAACGGCGGCCTGGGCACGGACCACGGCCACGGCAACATGATGATGGCCCTGGGCGGCGGGATCGGCGGCGGGCGCGTCTACGCTCGCTGGCCCGGCCTGCACCCGGACCAGCTTGTCGGCCCCGGCGACCTGGACATCACCACCGATTACCGCGACGTGTTGGGCGAAATCTTGCGCAAGCGGCTGAACAATCCCGGCGTGGCGGACGTTTTCCCCGGCTACGCGGTCAACGAAGTGGGGCTGGCCGTGCCTCGCGCCTGA
- a CDS encoding DUF2306 domain-containing protein translates to MAIGRVKWVQSPERVSSYRSYQNPKGSTVMTYQMSKRIGWGIMTLLALGIVLVASRYFSGNPDVFFPEQRDVYLAHRAGILMHILGGVLALGLGPFQFLTTLRTRRPTVHRWIGRFYLVGILLGGVAGLFMAFYAYAGISASLGFASLAILWLTTGFMAYRTIRAGDTAAHRRWMIRNFALTFAAVTLRLESMPLSMLFGQTTGYDIVAWSCWIPNLLIAEGIVRGWLRRQQRQTPLTAGTAS, encoded by the coding sequence ATGGCCATTGGGCGCGTGAAATGGGTCCAATCTCCAGAGCGTGTTAGTAGTTACCGTTCCTATCAAAATCCAAAAGGAAGTACTGTGATGACCTATCAGATGAGCAAGCGTATCGGATGGGGGATTATGACCCTGCTGGCGCTGGGTATTGTATTGGTTGCCAGCCGCTATTTTTCCGGCAATCCGGATGTGTTTTTCCCGGAGCAGCGAGACGTCTATCTGGCGCATCGTGCCGGCATTTTGATGCACATTCTGGGTGGGGTGCTGGCGTTGGGGTTGGGGCCATTTCAATTCCTGACCACCCTGCGCACGCGCCGACCAACTGTTCATCGCTGGATAGGGCGTTTTTATCTGGTGGGCATTTTGCTGGGTGGTGTGGCCGGTTTATTTATGGCGTTTTATGCGTATGCCGGCATTTCCGCGAGCTTAGGGTTCGCCTCCCTGGCAATCCTATGGCTGACAACCGGTTTCATGGCCTACCGCACCATCCGCGCGGGCGATACCGCCGCCCATCGTCGTTGGATGATCCGCAACTTCGCCCTCACCTTCGCGGCGGTCACATTACGGCTGGAGAGCATGCCGCTGTCCATGCTCTTCGGTCAAACGACCGGTTATGACATAGTGGCCTGGAGCTGCTGGATACCGAATTTGCTAATCGCCGAAGGTATTGTCCGCGGCTGGCTGCGCCGCCAGCAACGCCAGACGCCTTTAACCGCCGGAACAGCCTCCTGA
- a CDS encoding radical SAM protein — MMNRVLATMTFDSFQGNSYLYDDNTGMVFPATAALIALLEAHTIQPLETAIAGLATQYSQAELIQAANFIHRWETMYGAFYRDDNWRAMMQKHMFDYSTDDVKSLVTQEFRQLVLVLTENCNLRCRYCFFSEAYPLTRNRTYNTLSFETGRKAIDYFFAQARPAVLAHPLRKLAITFYGGEPLMASKTLQNLLTYAQENAPCELIFSLTTNGTLLQGEIAQTLVDFDVAINISLDGPQPDHDRNRVLPKGKGSFDLIMKNLKAFRQRFPDYEKLALVGVFDWKTDLFRVADFFEENKSWLPPLQMLSRVNEQDTVYYEQFSDKDVVKFREAHQRLEEIYLQGKLTGESEIPLYARVYFEMRLISAILRRRHGNITSAILPFTGTCVPGAKLTVRTNGILDICERVNGTMPLGHVDTGINFESVGAIIKEYNRSVCLGCWRCPASKLCNNCFALCNTDDGFAKPKGEGSCDTIRTYSRQALRVAYSILEKEPNAFEDISYFNPELRLLEG; from the coding sequence ATGATGAATCGCGTACTGGCCACCATGACCTTTGATTCTTTTCAGGGGAACAGTTATTTATATGATGACAATACGGGCATGGTATTCCCCGCCACTGCCGCCCTGATAGCTTTGCTAGAAGCGCATACTATCCAGCCTCTGGAAACGGCCATTGCCGGACTTGCGACACAGTACAGTCAGGCGGAGCTGATTCAGGCAGCCAATTTCATTCACCGATGGGAAACCATGTACGGCGCCTTTTATCGCGACGACAATTGGCGCGCGATGATGCAGAAACACATGTTTGATTACTCCACAGACGATGTGAAGTCACTCGTAACACAAGAATTCAGACAGCTTGTCCTGGTGCTTACGGAAAATTGCAACCTGCGGTGTCGTTACTGCTTCTTTTCCGAGGCGTATCCTTTAACGCGCAATCGCACCTACAACACCCTCTCTTTTGAAACAGGGCGCAAGGCAATCGATTACTTCTTCGCACAAGCGCGACCTGCTGTGCTGGCTCACCCTTTGCGCAAATTGGCGATCACGTTTTATGGGGGCGAACCCCTCATGGCCAGCAAAACCTTGCAAAATCTGCTGACCTACGCGCAAGAAAACGCACCCTGCGAGTTGATTTTCTCTCTGACAACAAATGGCACCCTTCTTCAGGGTGAAATTGCCCAGACGCTGGTCGACTTCGACGTAGCCATCAATATCAGTCTCGATGGTCCCCAGCCGGATCATGATCGCAATCGTGTGCTGCCCAAAGGTAAGGGATCTTTCGACCTGATCATGAAAAACCTCAAAGCATTTCGTCAACGTTTTCCCGATTACGAAAAATTGGCCCTGGTAGGGGTGTTCGACTGGAAGACAGACTTATTTCGGGTGGCGGATTTCTTTGAGGAAAACAAATCCTGGCTACCCCCGCTACAAATGCTAAGTCGCGTGAATGAACAAGACACTGTTTATTATGAGCAGTTTAGCGATAAAGACGTCGTGAAGTTCCGCGAAGCCCATCAACGCCTGGAAGAGATCTATCTGCAGGGGAAGCTAACCGGCGAGAGCGAGATACCCTTGTATGCCCGTGTCTATTTCGAAATGCGCCTCATAAGCGCCATCTTGCGACGCCGTCATGGCAATATAACGTCTGCCATACTACCATTTACCGGAACCTGCGTCCCTGGCGCCAAACTGACGGTACGCACGAATGGTATCCTGGATATCTGCGAACGTGTAAACGGAACTATGCCACTGGGACACGTTGACACCGGAATTAATTTCGAGAGCGTTGGGGCGATAATCAAAGAATATAATCGAAGTGTATGCCTGGGATGCTGGCGCTGTCCTGCGTCTAAACTATGCAACAACTGTTTTGCCCTCTGCAATACTGACGATGGTTTTGCAAAGCCGAAGGGGGAAGGGAGTTGCGACACCATTCGCACCTACTCCCGCCAGGCACTCCGGGTCGCCTACTCCATTCTGGAGAAAGAACCAAACGCTTTTGAAGATATAAGTTACTTTAATCCTGAACTGCGTCTGCTGGAAGGGTGA